Part of the Quercus robur chromosome 5, dhQueRobu3.1, whole genome shotgun sequence genome, tttttatgagATTGTATGAGTGAAGGAAGCAATGTTAAAGGGATGTAAAATTGGTCGTTTTGTCCATTTATCTTATCATATCAATTAAAGTAGTGTTCTATAGAAGATGGaccaattaatttaaaattgtatttatatttatttttggatatgaTTATcagattatgaaaaaaaaaaaaaaaaaaaaaaaaaatctttggatATAATTCAATCCATAGTAGaatgtaaagttgtaatctaatttcaattttatatttggtgTTAAAacttaagagagagaaagagattgttTGATGTGTGGTTATGCGAGAGATTATGTGGCTAATATTGACAATATATCATATAAGATTTTggtttacaaaaataaaagtttcaaattgttAGAGAAAGTTAATCATCATTGATAATCAaatacattttcaaaattttttttttctatacattCTAGGGTGTCAATTTGGTTAGGTTTCAATTGGTTTAGTATTTTAGAGGTCTTATCGAAGATTTGAAGACAAAAATGCTAAAtcagtataatttttattacaatatgtCTACAAAATGATGCAATAATGAATGTAATTTGAAAAATTCAACAATCTAAGTTATATGTTTAAATcacattttttgtgattaatcaTTAATACcgcatcaatttgtaaaatttatgtaGTAAACTTTGTAATATCTCTAACATCACTTCTGAGAAAAATAatacaactttaaaaaaaaaaaattatcataaaatgCTGGGTCTTTTCTAACGGGGATAGAGCCTTTTTAACGAACAGGGTGGGAATTTTTCTAGTGAGGGGCTTAGGCCTAGGCATTGGGCCGACCTTGATAACCTTCCTATTGGAGACtggaaattataaattttacagtcatgaatttaaaaagaatagTGAACAAGTTATAATTTATTCAACATATCAAAAAGTAGCGTATTGATGAAATACATCAACCTAAAATTGAACTTAGTAATTTGATCAAACGATGTGAAATACATCAACTTAGTGAACACAGAATCTTCTTTGTAAACACTTGGGACAAATTATAGTGCTTCTTATGTTGAAAGGTTATTCATTATATATGTTCAGTGCCTCCctttttagttttaagtttttcaaaCAAGTCCTAAAAGGCACTGCAACTAGTCTAAACACAAGCACTCCTACTCTATCTCATATATGACCTCTTGAAACCAAATCTAGACTCCTAGTTTTGAAGAGCTTGACATACTAAGTTACTAACCATTTCGGAAAACTCATGATGCagattagaaaattcaaacttATTAGGTGTTTATGTAAAGTATATATccataaaattccaaaaaaggttcaagtcttcaagaTATCTCCTCAAAATCTTAATTGAGTTGggacaaatttttaaaagataactGAGTCTGggtaataagtaataacacaAATTCAAATTCTCTATTCAaggtaaatcaaacttaggttTTAAAATTACACAAACGTAGAGTAATCTATAATAAAACTCAAATCATAACCAAATTACAAGACTTGAAGCGTTTAATATGGAATTAAAATCAGGAAGAAACTTAAAAGGGTCTCAAATTTTCTAAGGTTAGTGGATTTGGGAaagtattctctctctctctctctctctctctctctctctctctctctctctctctctctctctctctctctctctctctctctctctctctctctctctctctctctctctctctctctctctcatatataaaagaagagtGTAAAAAATGAGCATAAGAGTTTGACCTCTCTAATTTTACCCTACTATAAAGTCTGAACTCTTTATTGAccttcttttgctttctttgctGTCTTTGTCTTATTATAATTGATAGTTGGAGTTGGAGAGATTTGAACCTTAGATATCttcataaaaacactaaaatgtgtCAGTTGAGCTACAAGCCTACAAGAATTTTGTGCTCATAATTCTCTCTCTATATAACatggtttatattttttatttttattttaccttgcATATTTAGTCCTTGAACTTTAACATGTGTTTCAAGGTAATTCTTATGTATactttaaaaattttcactttagtAATGAGGGTAAGAACCTTCTTAGACTCATtatagaatataaaaaagattttgaaataaagatcAAAGGTGAACTacatttgcaatttttttttttaaaggaaaaatcaactaaattaaataattttgaatttcattacATGAGCTTTGGGGTGATCACAATTTTAGATGTTATAATatataggacaaaatttagttacaaaattagttatagtctaaggttacaactttactcaataaattaaacattactgtatattttgaaaatttaaccgttaaATTCCATGTTCTTTAGgctcttaatatacatgtcaaattttgtgtcaatcagatattatttattatatgaactataagcttatattttatatataattttaaattacaaaaacttgctgtaggggtaaagtccccagatcatacaatgggccttgAGCCCCATATAGAATTCGACTACGTCCGAGGAGAAGGTGTAGTCACCAAAAGGTCTCCCGGCCCAATTCTTATGGGTCCAAAATTGTTGAAAGGGCTGTCCGACGAGGAATGTCTCCTCAGACGTACTAAATATGGTtcaaacatgcactctgccAGCACTAAAGATTCGCTCCAATGAGTATTAGTAGTAGGGATGAGTCCTACAAGCTCGTAAGAGGGAAGAAAGTGTAAGATGTCGATGGAGAGACTATAgctaccacattaaatgcatgacagctacttttttggccacattaatgtaAAAAGGACTTGCGAACATTGTTACCTTGACtactacaactcacagaaagatgagggagatgtccgatgggatGGACACTCAAGTGAAtttccagatgatcaacaagtgtaaggttctaATGACTTCTAAGAGGCTATATAAGATAGGGAagtccccatgaagaaggggaCCGGAAAAAGGAGGAACTTAGAACagtagaagaagagaagaaccAGAGCCTTTGATCAGAAACAGAGATACACcccatacgtctcctcggacagtATATCTAATGAATATGAaggagattttcttatttttgattGTTTTATGGCCCAAAGTTAACTAGCAAGCACTTCGTTAGGGCCTAGTTttgtaacccactctctacaaattcattgtctagggctcCTTGGGTCAGAACCCCATAACTGTTGGGCCTAGACCCCGAACCGTGACCCTacacttgcaatttaaacaatttattgatgacattgctagtaatctttaattttctagaaattttgcaagtatgaagaatataagaagaagatgtattCCAAtgatgaatttgtcaaaatttacctccaataaaaatatattaagtaaggttATAACCTTAGCTTACAaacaattttgtagctaaattttgtactaatatatatatatatatatatatttaattgaaCTTTAATTATATTCTATATTGAAACCCACAATTAAAATCTTTCTAGTCATCTTTCATATAGAAACACAATCTAATAAATATATGTTAATATTACCATAATTGTATACTTAATACTTTTATACTCCCTCCGTCTCATTTTGTTTGTCCTGcttgaaaagtcaaacattttaagggaacatcatttattatcttgcctgccttataaaaatatataagtttacaaaatcacccttaaataaatttatcagctttttttaaaaagagttattcttaatgaggtttaggggtataataggaacattagtaaactaataacttttatttttagaaacatgacaatattttgggacattccaaaatggaatagaggacaaacaaagtgggacggaggaaGTATAAAAATACAGTCCTAATTAATACCTATCCATTTTTGTATAAGTTAATAAATACAcattaataattactataattataaatttaataattccATATAAAAAcgtaatcataataaatacttattaataattaccataattatcatatttcatatttaatatacacacaataaaaataaatgttggtTAACTGAACTATAATAATTATCAACTTTGATATTTatatacaaataaaaagaaaatgaaatcattatttttaaataaaataatatttattgaacTGGTTGCCAATTAGTTTTTAATCTcaatatttttcagtttttaccaTAGGGTGATATCTCTATAAAAAAGCCTAAACTCTCTACATGTGTAGTCAaccaaaaattgaattttgttcATACCAAAGGTTAGCTCTCCTCATAAGGGTTTAATTAGGTGTATGAATTTAACTATTTATACTCAAAGAAACACACGTAAGAGCATGTTTAATTAAATATCCtcttaagtttaatttttttttttttaaagttcatctttctctattaatacaagtttattttatttttctttgtgcAGGTTTTTTGTAACTACATATATGTCGTCGTTTCAAAGAATTTCAATGTTGATTTCCTTTGTCATTTTTGTTAATGGAATTACAAATAATAGTTACATTGACATATGTAATAAGACTCCAAAACCTGACATTTGCAAcaaatgttttttctttaatcCTGGGAATGGTACTGGAGATGTAGTAGAACTTGCAAGGATAATGATCGATTACTGTGCTTCAAGTCAAGCTCAAAATTTGAGACAagtttttgagaaattaaaagCTACAGACCCAAGTCAGAGTGCTAGAGCAATATATGGAAATTGTGCCAGTAAGTTCCATGATGCATATGAACAGTTACAGTATGCTTCTTTAGCCTTGAGATGGAAAAATTACGAAGAGGCTAAAGGTGATGTGAAAACAACCCTAGTATTTCACTTACAGTGTTTTATCCAGTTAAAGAATCTGAAGTTACCTGGTGATCTTGGAGCTTATTTAAGGAACTTTACGGCCTATGCTCTAGATACTGAAAGTATTATCGATCAAATTCCTATATAGTTTAATTgtgtgattttctttttatcagATTATTATATGAGTAAAGAAAGCAATGTTAAAGGGATGTAAAATCCGTCCTTTTGGCCatctatgttatcaataaaagCATTTTTCTATAGAAGATAGCCCAACTGATTCAAAGTTg contains:
- the LOC126727734 gene encoding uncharacterized protein LOC126727734, producing MSSFQRISMLISFVIFVNGITNNSYIDICNKTPKPDICNKCFFFNPGNGTGDVVELARIMIDYCASSQAQNLRQVFEKLKATDPSQSARAIYGNCASKFHDAYEQLQYASLALRWKNYEEAKGDVKTTLVFHLQCFIQLKNLKLPGDLGAYLRNFTAYALDTETTKQKLVNGITNNSYTDICNKTPLPRDCNLCFLSSPGSGRADVRALAKIMIDVCATNQACPLLQMFDNLNATDPIPSSRATCAYCSSKYLDITKSLSTASIYLVLKKDQEARSSMQIAISLHYRYFDLLKNRTLPGDMGTYLRNFGVYAVDTKSIIDQIPK